The following proteins come from a genomic window of Natrinema saccharevitans:
- a CDS encoding heme o synthase has protein sequence MATESFPRPVGTRRRFSALLAATALGVYLLLIVGATTSLTNAAASCSTWPTCHAPVDPLSQTELAIAWTHRLAAVVVGLLVAGTAVAAVFGDASSRVRTTLTVAALLYVVQVGVGAVTATIGPAAIVPGLHLGLGLVIFSAVVLALAWDLEIATGSEDEDGIDSPEPLEESIPTASERTLPSSRLARARLTAFAYFQMMKPRLMWLLCLVAAAGMALAAGPGLETDTIVATLGGGVLAIGASGTFNHVLERDVDQKMSRTAERPLAVDLIPVRNALAFGLALTGLSLAAFLTINRLAAALGLAAILFYSVVYTLLLKPNTVQNTVIGGAAGALPALIGWAAVTNEIGWPGLALAAVIFLWTPAHFYNLALAYKDDYARGGFPMMPVVRGETETRKQIIYYIAATLVSTIALAWITDLGALYAGTVVVFGGLFLWAAVRLHFEQTEAAAFRSFHASNAFLGAVLVAILVDALAF, from the coding sequence GTGGCAACAGAGTCGTTTCCCCGCCCCGTCGGCACGCGACGCCGCTTTTCCGCACTGCTCGCAGCGACCGCGCTGGGCGTGTACCTCCTCCTCATCGTCGGCGCGACGACGTCGCTGACGAACGCCGCCGCGTCGTGTTCGACGTGGCCGACCTGTCACGCGCCGGTCGACCCGCTGAGCCAGACCGAACTTGCGATCGCGTGGACCCACCGACTCGCGGCCGTCGTCGTCGGCCTGCTCGTGGCCGGAACGGCCGTCGCCGCCGTCTTCGGTGACGCCTCGAGCCGCGTCCGAACGACGCTCACCGTCGCAGCCCTCCTCTACGTCGTTCAGGTCGGCGTCGGTGCCGTCACCGCGACGATCGGCCCCGCCGCGATCGTCCCCGGCCTCCACCTCGGACTCGGACTCGTCATCTTCTCGGCGGTCGTCCTCGCGCTCGCCTGGGACTTAGAGATCGCGACCGGGAGCGAGGACGAGGACGGCATCGACTCGCCCGAACCGCTCGAGGAGTCGATCCCGACAGCGAGCGAGCGCACGCTCCCCTCGAGTCGCCTGGCCCGCGCCCGACTGACCGCCTTCGCATACTTCCAGATGATGAAGCCGCGCCTGATGTGGCTGCTCTGTCTGGTCGCCGCCGCCGGGATGGCCCTGGCCGCCGGCCCCGGCCTCGAGACGGACACGATCGTCGCGACGCTCGGTGGCGGCGTCCTCGCGATCGGTGCCAGCGGGACGTTCAACCACGTCCTCGAGCGCGACGTCGACCAGAAGATGTCCCGGACCGCCGAGCGACCGCTCGCGGTGGACCTGATTCCGGTCCGGAACGCGCTGGCCTTCGGACTCGCGCTGACCGGGCTGTCGCTGGCGGCCTTCCTGACGATCAACCGGCTGGCAGCGGCGCTCGGTCTGGCCGCGATCCTGTTTTACAGCGTCGTCTACACGCTACTGCTCAAGCCGAACACCGTCCAGAACACTGTCATCGGCGGCGCTGCGGGGGCACTGCCCGCGCTGATCGGCTGGGCCGCCGTGACCAACGAGATCGGCTGGCCCGGCCTCGCGCTCGCGGCGGTCATCTTCCTGTGGACGCCGGCGCACTTCTACAACCTCGCGCTGGCTTACAAGGACGACTACGCTCGCGGCGGCTTCCCGATGATGCCGGTCGTCCGCGGCGAGACGGAGACCCGAAAGCAGATCATCTACTACATCGCCGCGACGCTCGTGAGTACGATCGCCCTGGCCTGGATCACCGACCTCGGCGCGCTGTATGCCGGGACAGTCGTCGTCTTCGGTGGCCTCTTCCTCTGGGCCGCCGTGCGGCTCCACTTCGAGCAGACCGAGGCCGCCGCGTTCCGATCGTTCCACGCCTCGAACGCCTTCCTCGGGGCCGTGCTGGTCGCGATCCTCGTAGACGCGCTCGCGTTCTGA
- a CDS encoding DUF7410 domain-containing protein: MSGDSSDRTPTGESATSGATAVTEPAVDAPEDVASDGDLPARCPYCGRPFQRVRYERLHRGRAHSERLSDRERAVLERARREEGNAMRRVRLYAVGAVVVIYFGLLIVAAFVV, encoded by the coding sequence GTGTCGGGCGACTCGAGCGATCGCACGCCGACGGGCGAGAGCGCCACCAGCGGTGCAACGGCGGTCACCGAACCCGCAGTCGACGCGCCCGAGGACGTCGCGAGCGACGGCGACCTGCCCGCGCGCTGTCCGTACTGCGGGCGGCCGTTTCAGCGGGTCCGCTACGAGCGACTCCACCGCGGTCGCGCCCACTCCGAGCGGCTTTCGGACCGGGAGCGGGCGGTCCTCGAGCGGGCCCGCCGCGAGGAAGGCAACGCGATGCGGCGCGTCCGGCTGTACGCCGTCGGCGCGGTCGTCGTCATTTACTTCGGCCTGCTGATCGTTGCGGCGTTCGTCGTCTGA
- a CDS encoding DUF7111 family protein, translating to MTDQRTAEANGIAATYDETETERILSFEREAGADSSATAAIAQNVEGYAMLKVRPTADGDELERYYGFDMALDHAGELLGVSPHDLPVPEAAEDMGM from the coding sequence ATGACCGACCAACGGACCGCCGAAGCCAACGGGATCGCGGCGACCTACGACGAGACCGAGACCGAACGGATCCTGTCGTTCGAGCGCGAGGCCGGGGCCGACTCGAGCGCCACGGCGGCGATCGCACAGAACGTCGAGGGCTACGCCATGTTGAAGGTTCGGCCGACGGCCGACGGCGACGAACTCGAGCGCTACTACGGGTTCGACATGGCGCTGGATCACGCCGGCGAACTGCTCGGCGTTTCGCCCCACGACCTGCCGGTCCCCGAGGCCGCCGAGGATATGGGAATGTGA
- a CDS encoding DUF3267 domain-containing protein: MNRADAATARRPLATFRLTRAVALQWLVVSAAGFFGAVYAFARVLARLRGIALEPIVIAPSSPPTILVWLAVSVGLLVVVVVPHELLHGLFLARYGGSPRYGVGVSHFVLPYAYAETDGSSYTRNQLLVALLAPFTVITAVGLAAMVVYPSPLLVVPLAANAAGSIGDLWMAAVLCQYPADVRVGDPPGGVQGFGIYGTDVGASDRLPGARLLSRFVTGSVGTLAAVVTYALVAVLLSLAFGSGDVVLGDPDRGWLLVRHDRRPDGSALLEIGDRAMLGTAALGGLAWTVVATLWRRLERGGE, encoded by the coding sequence GTGAACCGAGCGGATGCCGCCACGGCCCGTCGCCCGCTCGCGACGTTTCGACTCACTCGGGCGGTCGCCCTCCAGTGGCTCGTCGTCTCCGCAGCGGGGTTTTTCGGCGCGGTCTACGCGTTCGCCCGCGTCCTCGCCCGACTCCGCGGGATCGCCCTCGAGCCGATCGTGATCGCGCCGTCGTCGCCGCCGACGATCCTCGTCTGGCTGGCCGTCTCCGTCGGCCTGCTCGTCGTCGTGGTCGTCCCCCACGAGCTGCTGCACGGCCTCTTTCTGGCCCGCTACGGCGGTTCGCCGCGCTACGGCGTCGGCGTCTCCCACTTCGTCCTCCCCTACGCCTACGCCGAGACCGACGGCTCGAGCTACACCCGCAACCAGTTGCTGGTCGCCCTGCTCGCGCCGTTTACCGTGATCACCGCCGTCGGCCTCGCCGCGATGGTCGTCTACCCGTCACCGCTGCTGGTCGTCCCGCTAGCGGCGAACGCGGCCGGCTCGATCGGCGACCTCTGGATGGCCGCGGTCCTCTGTCAGTACCCCGCCGACGTCCGCGTCGGCGATCCGCCCGGCGGCGTGCAGGGCTTCGGCATCTACGGGACGGACGTGGGCGCGAGCGACCGGCTGCCCGGCGCGCGCCTCCTCTCGCGCTTTGTGACCGGGAGCGTCGGGACCCTCGCCGCGGTCGTGACCTACGCGCTGGTGGCCGTCTTGCTCTCGCTGGCCTTCGGCTCCGGCGACGTCGTCCTCGGCGACCCCGACCGGGGCTGGCTGCTCGTCCGCCACGACCGCCGCCCCGACGGGAGCGCCCTCCTCGAGATCGGCGATCGAGCCATGCTCGGGACGGCGGCCCTCGGCGGACTGGCGTGGACTGTCGTGGCGACGCTGTGGCGACGCCTCGAGCGCGGCGGCGAGTGA
- a CDS encoding PadR family transcriptional regulator, protein MTKWLHSGRRRDICFLLTAAADGELRGQQLKTRLESHYDDRLEPKSFYGSLSALVDAGVVEKRTEGLHDVYALTDGGEQRVRDHYDWVGDCLENE, encoded by the coding sequence ATGACCAAGTGGCTCCACAGCGGCCGCCGCCGGGACATCTGTTTCCTGCTCACCGCGGCCGCGGACGGCGAACTGCGCGGTCAGCAGCTGAAAACGCGCCTCGAGTCCCACTACGACGACCGGCTCGAGCCCAAGTCGTTCTACGGCTCGCTGTCGGCGCTGGTCGACGCGGGCGTCGTCGAGAAGCGAACCGAGGGACTGCACGACGTCTACGCGCTGACAGATGGCGGGGAGCAGCGAGTGCGGGACCACTACGACTGGGTCGGAGACTGTCTCGAAAACGAGTGA
- a CDS encoding acyl-CoA dehydrogenase — translation MDFALSAEQQQIRDMVSEFVDEEVVPVAEEIDHDDEFPQDLVDQMAELGLMGMPFPEEYGGAGLDYHSYAIGLEEISRGSGGLGTIVAAHTSLAGNMLYEFGDESQKEEYLTPVAAGEDIGAFALSEAGAGSDVPAMETTAEKDGDEYVINGGKLWISNGSVADTVTLFAKTDPDAGNKGISSFIVRPEEDDGFIVEGTEDKLGDKGCPTAELRFDDLRIPESRRLGEEGDGFVHALKTLNGGRITIAARGVGIARAAFEEARDYATEREQFGQPIGEFQSIKHKLADMDTKIQAAKMLMHKAADKKIRGEDYIKDASQAKLYASEVSREVANEGIQIHGGYGYTKDFAAQRFYRDAKLNEIYEGTSEVLRNTIGDQLLEE, via the coding sequence ATGGACTTTGCACTCTCGGCTGAGCAGCAACAGATCCGGGACATGGTGTCGGAGTTCGTCGACGAGGAGGTCGTCCCCGTCGCCGAGGAGATCGACCACGACGACGAGTTCCCACAGGACCTCGTCGACCAGATGGCCGAACTGGGGCTGATGGGGATGCCCTTCCCCGAGGAGTACGGCGGTGCCGGCCTGGACTATCACTCCTACGCGATCGGGCTCGAGGAGATCTCGCGCGGCTCTGGGGGGCTCGGAACGATCGTCGCCGCCCACACCTCGCTGGCGGGCAACATGCTCTACGAGTTCGGCGACGAGTCCCAGAAGGAGGAGTACCTGACCCCCGTCGCGGCGGGCGAGGACATCGGGGCGTTCGCGCTCTCGGAGGCCGGCGCGGGCAGCGACGTGCCGGCCATGGAGACGACCGCCGAGAAAGACGGCGACGAGTACGTCATCAACGGCGGCAAGCTCTGGATCTCGAACGGCTCCGTGGCGGACACGGTCACGCTCTTTGCGAAGACCGATCCCGACGCGGGCAACAAGGGCATCTCCTCCTTTATCGTCCGCCCCGAGGAGGACGACGGCTTCATCGTCGAGGGCACCGAGGACAAACTCGGCGACAAGGGCTGTCCGACCGCCGAACTCCGGTTCGACGACCTCCGGATCCCGGAATCGCGCCGGCTCGGCGAGGAAGGTGACGGCTTCGTCCACGCGCTGAAGACGCTCAACGGCGGTCGGATCACGATCGCCGCCCGCGGCGTCGGTATCGCCCGCGCGGCCTTCGAGGAGGCACGGGACTACGCCACCGAGCGCGAGCAGTTCGGCCAGCCGATCGGCGAGTTCCAGTCGATCAAGCACAAGCTGGCGGACATGGACACCAAGATCCAGGCCGCGAAGATGCTCATGCACAAGGCCGCCGACAAGAAGATCCGCGGCGAGGACTACATCAAAGACGCCTCCCAGGCCAAGCTCTACGCCTCCGAAGTCAGCCGCGAGGTCGCCAACGAGGGCATCCAGATCCACGGCGGCTACGGCTACACCAAGGACTTCGCCGCCCAGCGGTTCTACCGCGACGCCAAACTCAACGAGATCTACGAGGGCACCAGCGAAGTGCTGCGCAACACGATCGGCGACCAACTGCTTGAGGAGTAG